TGTATCTCCTTAAATTGCTGTCATGTAAGGAAAAAAGTATAAATGAGAAACATAAGAAACAACTAGGAAACATCACTCCCAACAAACTATCTCGGTGAATAGTAACATAACAAAATAATGAAAGCTGGAAGCTGTTTATAACTAGCGGAGGAATATAATGACAGCCAGATACTGTTCAACTAGCACTAGTAGACGAGCTTAACTTTCACGAACGCAAAAGCATTATAAAAACAAGATCTATTGAAATCAGGGGCAGCTCTTATTCGAGGGGTGTTACAACATTACTAAGTTTTTATTCATCGAATGAATTTATATGTTGCAACGAATGAATCAAGATCCCATGATTGAAATATGGAAAAATCTTTGTAGCTTCAAATCCAAAATTTCCCATTTCCCTATGCTCCTACAAAATTGTTTCAACAATCTAATCTACGATAAAGAACAAGAAACAAACTACTCGAAGATACATACATTAAAGAACAGCCACATAACCTAGGTGGAGTTCAACAACTTTCACAAACTTGACAAGAAGGATCACCCATTACAGTTAAATAACAGGAAAAAAACACTGAAATCACACAAGTCACAGCATAAGAATAACCATCAAGAACTCAAAGCTAATAAACTCAAGAAATAACACTAACTAAACATGCCTGGTGAACAAGATGAACAGTGGGAGCCAAGAAAGCAATCAGCTTTTTGCCACCATCTTTGTTCTTCAAAGATCTACCAATTTCCTTGACCATCATAATGGCTATCATAGTTTTCCCAGCCCCAGTCTCCAACATTGCTATAGTGTTCCTTTTCATTGCCACCTCATACACCTTCAGTTGATACCTATCATCCATGCACACAACCACACTTAAACAGTTAACAAAAATAcccaaaacaaacacacacacacacacacattcatGTGCCAAAAAAATTCAAGAATGACacagtaaataaataaataaaaacaacaaCAAACAGCACACACTCTCTGGGAATCGATACACGATCTGTATCCATCTGGTCGGCCTCAGGCAGTGCAGAATCCAAAGCCTCTGGCCTTCTCTTCAAGGGTTTGGCcactctcttctcttcttccaTCTCCATTGCTGAGTTGAGTTGAGGGTTATAAAACTAAGATGATCACACAGTAATCGTGTCAGAGGGTTGTTACAGAACTAGTCTAGAAAATTTCACAATTTCTTCAGTCTGtcaagtgtgtgcgtgtgtgagAGAGGCAAAGTTGAGAACTTTTTAATGGTGACAATTATTGTCGAAAAAAGTGAAGGAACGCAGAATAAGAAAAGGAAATTGGAAAAAGGGACACCAACACAAGTATGCGAGAAATCAAAGCTAAAAAGAAAGATCAGATTTTTACGGAAGCTAAGGAAACGAATAAGATTTTTACTGAGAATTCGGTGAGAGAAGAAAAGGAAGGAAGATattttccaacaaagtaaatattattgGTGAAAAAATCAGCCTGCGCCACAACCCATGGCTCCATGGATCAAAAGACTTGTACATTTTGGATACAAGTACAACACCGTCACCAAACACATTAAATTTTGAGTTACTTTCTTTGTTTCTTGGAATCATAATTCGTATAGCAACAAAGTTTAATACTCCCATCCTCCACAAAATTGATAGAGTGATTTGGAGcatgaaatttaataaaataattaaaaatatgtataaattaaaaacATGAATTATCAAAATTGACTGGAGAAATAAACCATCAAAATTATGTTAAATGGTTAGAATTGTACAAATACTGTGAATGAAGTTTAAAATATAATGTCGATCCTATTAAACACTTTAATAGGACACTTATAAGTATTTTGGTAGAGTATGTGAATGATTTGTACCGACATCCGCACGTGAGAATTTATGTTAAAATATAAGAGtagtttttgaaaagaaaaaaaaatactaaattttGCTTGGATTGACCAAAGTGGTAATAAGATTACAATTTtgtggacgaatgaagtattgtTTTTGTAAAATTATATCAAATTGTGACACTTATTCTAAAATAGAGAAAATTATTGTACAATATTAACACGTAGTTCTATCTCAATTTTCGCAAAATTAAATGTATTTGGTAGATTgtaaactactccctccgtcccactccaataggctcacttcttttgggcacggagattaagaaaacttactttttagtaggaaaatggtagtaaagtggtgtggtccacaccaattaagtacaacttttttacccaaaaaggaaactgagcctattggagtgggacaacccaaaaaggaaactgagcctattgaagtgggacggagggagtatatcggAGAGGTAACTCgtatttaaaaatttgaaaGTTTTATGTTATAGGTATTACtgtaatttattatatgaagTCTCGATGGTTTTCAAAAGAAATTATCTGAAatctcgattttttttttttgcccttAGACTTTATTTGTTCATCAATTGATATCGAAAGTTCGCAAATTTTCATGAGACAATCATGCCCATCTCAAggttaagagggtgtttggctgagcttataagctctttaaaacatcttataagctccttcaaagtgtttggcaaaataagctcttaaagagcttataagctccaaaaataagctctaagagcttataagctcccaaaaaaataagtttatctaccccaacttattttctcattatcttataagcaacactcattttataaaaataattcaactataattttttattttcatttttattcgattttctctctctaaaaaaaatttctctcactaattaaaaattctctctttagcttataagctaaattacccaaacactttgacaacttataagctactaataaactacatcttataagctcttgctTATaacctctttaaaataagcttagccaaacaccctctaagtttGTCTTTTCATGTACACTAGTATACGCCCAATCGTGCAATGCACGAAggacatcgaaattaaacgacaaattttataaataaatgaatataagCATTATGATtcaatacacacacacacacacatatatataatataaattatatgttaaattaataaatataaatattaaatataataaaaatatatcgtATCTAAATATCTCGACCAGATTAAATCCACCGATCGAGATACTGAGGCAAAAAATTCAACTAATGAAATTGATGGAAACTTTTGGTGGAACCCAAACCTAACCATGCACCAtcaaaattaacaaaaataacTCCAATACAAACTCACGATTTCGCGTGCATGAAAGATACACACATGACATGTGGCTCATTTTTATGTCTTTTCAAGCACCAAAATACATCCActtcaataatttaataatttatacgATTCACATATCAATTTCTAAGGTTACAAAACTTGCGCAATTCTCATCGGAAATGACCATTGATTTATTCGATTTTCTATCAACGTACGAATGCTTCATTCTTGACGGTACGTGACGAACCAAGGATGATTGTTGATAAATTTCATATGGTTTGATTGGAAGATCAACCATGATTTGTGACGGAGAATGCGTTTGATGAATCTTAGGATGAGGAAATCAGGTGAACTTATTATTTACCGACATTGCTTCTGCCTCTCCGCTTCTTCTTAagcatcacttcttcttctCATCAAAGAAATATATAGACATAAATTGATTGTTAAGGAGATGAGTATAATTGATAAGGAAATAATGTCAATTAGATTTGTATTTATAAAAGACGATTAAAGGTTACCTTTGGAGATTTAaccatcttcttcttcatctgcAAATGCAACTCATCTTCTTTTTCGGATGTTTTTGCCTTTTTGGTATGGCAAAATTCTTCTTTTTCGAAAGTTCTTGGATTTTTGGATTGGTGAAATTACTGCATCAGATCGGAATtgatttctaaaaaaaatcaatttttttttattatcactAAACAAATCAAGTCCAAATCTGATTGAAAGCAATAAGAATTAAAACTGAATAGAAGAAATTATTGACATGCATATTACAATAATTGAGTGAGAAGCAATAATATGAAAGAAATAGTCTAAATCGaaacttaaaaagaaaaatagatgaAACTTCATTTAACATTTCAACAATAACCTTACTTACCATGAATGCATGCTTgccttatgctatttatgaagcaaaaaaaaaagggtCATTACTTTTTAAAAGAACTGTTGATCACATAATTATTTGTTACGATCATTTAAAAGAAACTGTAAAAAATagctcaaataataataataatacttcctccgtccccaaaataagttcctctttggggacggcacggtttttaagaaaaaatggtaaagtgtattgatagtagagaaaaatatgttataattagtattgagagtggtgaaaaggtaaaaaagtgttataattagtattgggagtggtgaaaaagtgaaaagtaagaataaataaagtattattagtggtggggtagttgtccaaaaatggaaagaaagaaataggaacttatttgggggacgtcccaaaaaggaaaaagatgaacttatttcagggacggagggagtaataataataataataataataataataataataataataataataataataataataataataataataataataataataataataataataataataataataaactgcttAAGAATTGAGtgttcatataataaatagataaataaataaataaagtaatgGGCTTAGTgggcaataataataattggtGCAACTTTTTTATACAAACTATAAATGTTTACGGGTGATAGACTGATAGTGGGTTAATGTTGTGGGGTTGGTGGAATTTAGTTAATTACATGTAAGTTAAAATATAGCGTTATATGTAAGTGTAAACTTCCGTTAAATAATTAGTAAGATCTGTTAAAAATTTAACGCCGTTAAACtgcttttttatataatatatagatttttcCACATATTGTGTTTACCATTACATGTTGAGACAATCCAACTCTTCAAACCATCATGTTTCctgaaaaaatagtaaaaaataaaaaaaataaaacaataataataatagggttaattgccggaaaaaccatatactttttcgaaatttggttttttcccatgacaaaaaaaacttgaacagaaatccatgaattgaaCAATTTATTGCATTTTTCCCCCGCGTCCATTTTCCAGCGATCTCCGATGGAGGTCCGATCCAACGTGGCTACCACCTAACCTTAATTTTCCACCTCACCCTAACACCTAATTTTCCACCTCACCTCAACCCAAAACCCTCACAGCAGCCCTAAGCATCGAAAATTCTTCTCTTCTTGCGATTTTTTACAGATTCCATCTTCAAGGTCAATACCACTGTAAAAGCTTAAATTTTTACCATTGACTAAGTTAATTTGTAAGTACACAGTCACTTGGTGGTCCCTCAAAGAGAATTCCTCTCTCTCGGTCGTTGGAGTGATGGCAAATAGGTAGGGCTTCATTGAATTCTTTTTTACCTTGCTTTGTTGGTGTAGATTTTTTATTGTTGTTTCCCCCCTTTTTTGCAGCAGCACCTTCGACCTATTGCTCTACTATGGAGGTCAATTTGAAGAAAGCAATGGCGGTAAGGATGGAATCGATTGCTACGTGGGAGGATTTGCAGTTGGGAGGTATGGCTTAGACTTAGATTTATTCGGCTATTTTGACCTCAAGGATGAAGTAGATAAGCTAGGTATAAAAAACTAGAATGGCTTGTGGTATGTGAAACTGAAAAATAGTACCCGGGAAGAGATTGTAGATGATAAAGGAGTCATGTCAATGTTAAGTGATGTTAGTGATGATTACAGGCACGTAGATGTTTTCATTGAGGGTGGGGATATATCTGGTGTTAGTGCTGCTAATAGAGAGTTTGAAAATGTAACTAGGGAGTGTGAGGGCAGGGACCCTGATGAGATCTTGATAGACAATTATAATGGGGAAGAGAGTGAGGGTGGTGAAGATGATGACTATGATCCTGTAGAGAGTGAGGGTGGTGGGGATACTGAAGTCAGTTTAGGTAACACAAATTCAGGAGATGATGAGTTAAATGAGAGTAGGAAGAAGTTAAAGGAAAGTAGGAAGAAGATAAGAGAGAAAGATCCTGTCTTTAGTCACATTGATGATCCAGAGCAAAATTTCAATGAGTTAGAGGTGAGTGGGAATATTTCAGAGTATGAAGAGAGTGATGGGTATGTTAATACTGATGAGAGTGACTTAGATGCTGAGACAAGTAAGCTTAAGTCTAAGATAAAGGTTTATGACCCTACTTGTGATCATAAAACCTTAGAATTCCAACTAGGCATGAGGTTTGACAATGGTTGGGTTTGTAGAGATGCATTGAAGACATGGGCTATAGAGAATGGAAAGCATATTAGATTCAAGAGAGTGAGTGCTGATCAATGCGAAGCCTACTGCAAACCTCCCTGTAAATGGAGAGTTTATGGGTCTATTGTTGGTGCTACAAAGACTTTCAAGATAAAAACTTTGGGTAAGAATCATTCTTGCAGTAGGGATATGAACAACAAATTGGTGGGTTCGAAGTGGATTACCACAAAGTATCTCAATATCTTTCGGTTGAGGCCCAACATTTCAGTTGAAGAATTGAAGGCTGACTTGTGGGAGAGGTTTAGTACCCGAGTTGGTGTTGATAGGCTGTATAAAGCTAGGTCTTTAGCTAGAGAGATGGTGAGGGGCTCAGTGGATGAGCACTATGGTATGCTAAGGAGATACTTAGCTGAACTTAGGAGGGTTGACAAGGATGGCATGTATGAATTGCTTGTTGGGGAAGAAAACATTTTCAAGGGCTTGTATATTGGCATTTCACAATTGATAGGTGGGTTTATAAGTGAATGTAGGCCAATAATTGGTCTTGATGGTTGTTTTTTAAAGACATACTTGGGAGGTATCCTCTTAGTGGCAGTTGGCAAAGATGGGAACAACCAAATGTTCCCCATTGCTTGGGCAATTGTTGAGATAGAAAACCAAGAGTGTTGGACTTGGTTTCTAAAACTTTTGTTCTTTGATTTGGGTATTCAAGATGGTGAAGGCTGGACCTTCATCTCTGATCAGCAAAAGGTCAGAATTCAATTTAATCATCTCTTTACTTTACCATTTAATCATCTTCATTTAATCATCTCTTTACACATGACAGGGGTTGGAAAATGCAGTAGCCAACCTGGCTCCAAATTCAATTCATAGAAACTGTGCAAGGCACATTTACATGAATtggaaaaaaattcataaaGGCTCAACCTTGAAGAGTCTTTTTTGGAGAACAGTGAGGGCTACCACCATTGCAGATTTCAAGATGGCACTACTTGCAATGAAGAAAGAGAGTGCAGAGGCTTTTCAAGATTTCATCTCAAGGGATTTTCACAAATTCTGTAAGGCCTACTTCTCTACTACCCCTAAGTCTGATGCACTTGATAATAACATCAGTGAAACTTTTAATGGTTTCATATTAAATGCAAGGGGTAAACACATAATCCATATGTATGAAGAGATTAGGACCTCTATTATGAGTAGACAAGTGAAGAAGCTAGAGTTAGTCAAAGATAGTGTTGAAGGATCTGTCCAAATGTGAGAAAAAAGCTTGAAAAACTTAGGTTTGAGAGCAGGAATTGTATAGCATTTCCAGCTGTTGGTTGTAAGTTTGAGGTACAATTGCATGCGGATAGATTTGTAGTTGATGTAGAAGAAAGGGTTTGTGCTTGTAGGGTGTGGCAGTTGACTGGTCTGCCTTGTGTACATGGCATCTGTGCCATCCAATATATGGGGAGAGAGGTGAGTGATTTTGTTGATGACTACTATTCGGTGGGTAAATACTTGGAGGCATATAAGGTTGGGGTAGAGCCTATTAATGGCCATTTGCTGTGGCCAGAAGTAGAGGGGTTCACTGTGAAGCCTCCAGTTGTTAGGAGGATGGTTGGAAGACCTAAGTTAAAAAGGAAGAGAGCAGCCAAGGAGATTGACCCCAAGAACCCCCATAAACTGAGAAGGCATGGTCAAGTGATAAGATGCAAGAACTGTAGCATGGAAGGCCATAACTCCAAGACTTGCAAGAATGAAAAAGTCGAGATGCATAAACCTGACAAGGTAGCTTTCTATTTTTGCATCATTCTTTCCATTACATACAACATATAGTCTTAACTTTTTGCACTTGATAATAACACAGAAGAAAAGAGGAAGGCCAAGCAAGGACAAGCCCTCAACCTCCCAAGCACCAGCCCAAGAAACCTCTCAAGCACCAGCCCAAGAAACCTCTCAAGCACCAAACCAAGCACCATCCACAGCACAAAGTAGTGTTACAGCTGCCACCATTTCAAGGGAAATAAATTTCTCCAAGAAAGGAGTTGGAGTGTACACGAACTTAGCAACTGGAAATGTCTACTTCCAAGGGCGTAGAATCATTCGAGGAAGCACCTCTCAACCTCCAGCTAGGGGCAGAGGCAGGGGAAGACCAAGAAGAACAACTAATGTGGTGACAACTCAAGAAAGTGTTGCTAGAGCTCCAGGAGATGGTCAAGTTTGATGTTACTGAACTGATGCTTTTGAAATATGTAAACAaacttgttttcttgtgaagTTGTGTACTCTAGTTTTTTTTGTAAAGTTGTGTAATGATGCTACTGAAGTTGTGAACTGATGCTACTGATGCTTCAGTCTTTTTTGTGAACTGATGCTATGGAAAATGCAGGAGATATGAATTGTTCACTTGATTGTGCATTCCATTTCTATACTCTTATTTTTGAGCATTCCATTTCCATATATTGTTGAGCAGATTGTTGAGATTGTTTGAGCATTCCATACTCTTATTTTTGAGCATTCCATTTCCATATTATTGAGCATTCCATTTCCAGATGTTTGAGCATTCTATTTCCATATTTACATGCTTATTCCATTCCATTTCCTAAGTTATGGTTTTTGAGCAGGGACAAGGACAAGGACAAGTTAAAAGCAACATTTCATTTCCATTTTCTATGATAATGAACAAGAACATTTGTTACAAACCAACATTTCATTTCCATTGATTATCAAAACAATGTTGTTGGCATAACTATTACATTGAATTGCATTAGGCAAAATAAACAACCATAACACAAGCTACACACAAAACCACTAAAGCTCGGATCTTCCATTCAAGATTCTTCACGGCATTCTCGAATTTTCTCAGATTAGTCTTCACTTCATCAACACAAATTGATTCTCCATCATTTGATTTAGCAAAACACAACCCATCGGAATTTCCATCTCCAGCTTCACCGTCCTTGGCCATAGCTTTCAACCTCAGTACAGTGGTCTTGTAATACGACGATAGCTCAGGATCCACCCATTTCCACATGCCACAATCGCCCTATAATACTACATAATTATCAACAAGATCAACCCAaaacacaaatatgcaaaaATAACACCAACCTTTACATTGCTACAACAAAGGAATCGCCGAAACGGATTTTTCTCGGTGTGAGATACACGAAGGACGGCTGGTATTCGACATCCACATTGTGCAGCCGGTTGCAAAGCTCCTGAATTCGAGCTTTCGGACATTTTGCTCGAAGAACCCTAATCGCGACTCCAAATGTTtcccaaatcctaatttcagATTTTCTAATTCAACTGTCAAAAAAAtcatgaaacgacgtcgtttaattaaaattaaaacgaCGTTGTCTCGTTCAATTGCCGGCGATGACACGCTAGAATTCTGATTGCCACCTCGGATTCAATTTCGCCGGAAAATAGACGCAGGGAAAAATGCAATAAATTGttcaattcatggatttctATTCAggtttttttgtcatgggaaaaaaccaaATTTCGAAAAAATATATGGTTTTTCCGGCAATTAacccataataataatagcagCAAGTGTTCGACGAAGAACAATTTGTTTTTTCCATTAATTATACAATAGAGATAAATGCATGCGACAAAAATGTCAGACGCTCAGTTTCATTAAAAACCTGCCAGCATTGAGGAAAATTAGCTAATACTCCCTCAAAAAACAAACTTctaacacgaattttaagaaa
The genomic region above belongs to Salvia miltiorrhiza cultivar Shanhuang (shh) chromosome 5, IMPLAD_Smil_shh, whole genome shotgun sequence and contains:
- the LOC131024994 gene encoding uncharacterized protein LOC131024994, which translates into the protein MSESSNSGALQPAAQCGCRIPAVLRVSHTEKNPFRRFLCCSNVKGDCGMWKWVDPELSSYYKTTVLRLKAMAKDGEAGDGNSDGLCFAKSNDGESICVDEVKTNLRKFENAVKNLEWKIRALVVLCVACVMVVYFA
- the LOC131026100 gene encoding uncharacterized protein LOC131026100 — its product is MSMLSDVSDDYRHVDVFIEGGDISGVSAANREFENVTRECEGRDPDEILIDNYNGEESEGGEDDDYDPVESEGGGDTEVSLGNTNSGDDELNESRKKLKESRKKIREKDPVFSHIDDPEQNFNELEVSGNISEYEESDGYVNTDESDLDAETSKLKSKIKVYDPTCDHKTLEFQLGMRFDNGWVCRDALKTWAIENGKHIRFKRVSADQCEAYCKPPCKWRVYGSIVGATKTFKIKTLGKNHSCSRDMNNKLVGSKWITTKYLNIFRLRPNISVEELKADLWERFSTRVGVDRLYKARSLAREMVRGSVDEHYGMLRRYLAELRRVDKDGMYELLVGEENIFKGLYIGISQLIGGFISECRPIIGLDGCFLKTYLGGILLVAVGKDGNNQMFPIAWAIVEIENQECWTWFLKLLFFDLGIQDGEGWTFISDQQKGLENAVANLAPNSIHRNCARHIYMNWKKIHKGSTLKSLFWRTVRATTIADFKMALLAMKKESAEAFQDFISRDFHKFCKAYFSTTPKSDALDNNISETFNGFILNARGKHIIHMYEEIRTSIMSRQVKKLELVKDSVEGSVQIFVVDVEERVCACRVWQLTGLPCVHGICAIQYMGREVSDFVDDYYSVGKYLEAYKVGVEPINGHLLWPEVEGFTVKPPVVRRMVGRPKLKRKRAAKEIDPKNPHKLRRHGQVIRCKNCSMEGHNSKTCKNEKVEMHKPDKKKRGRPSKDKPSTSQAPAQETSQAPAQETSQAPNQAPSTAQSSVTAATISREINFSKKGVGVYTNLATGNVYFQGRRIIRGSTSQPPARGRGRGRPRRTTNVVTTQESVARAPGDGQV